Part of the Quercus lobata isolate SW786 chromosome 6, ValleyOak3.0 Primary Assembly, whole genome shotgun sequence genome, CAGTGCAAACCGCCTGAACATGCAGCCAGTTCCCACATAAACTGGACCCTGCatattcaaatatgattttgttataattttccAACTTCTTGGCCAAACTATCaaatctttttttgaaaattaaaaataaaggacGGGGTTTGTTCCATAGacatttttctttatcattttgcCAAAACACCAATTGAGATTTTATAGAGGCAATTCAATCTAAGTATGCTATTCAATAACTAGAGAATTTAACCGTTGAACTAACTAAAATCCactttaattagttaattaaacaGACGTTGAATAAGTTGTGCACACACAACATCATCCTCCAACCAGTCTTGTGGGAGGAAGTCTCAATCGTGACATGGTTCATATAGTGTCATACCTGAATACCATCAAGGGCACGCATGTTGCCATCAAAGAACACAGTATTATGGTTGGCATATCGGTCAGAAGGATCAATTCCTTCAAATCTTTGAGGGAATTGAATGTAGCAAATGTTCTCGCCTCCACGATCCATCATGAAGCACATTCCTTCGCGGATAGCTTTGCAATTGAAAATGTAGTGATCACAGTCAAGATTGAGAATGAATGGGCCATTGGACAGGATGGCCGAAGCTCGTACCAAGGCATTCATGGCACCAGCTTTCTTGTTATGATCATAGCCCGGCCGTTTCTCACGTGATACATATACAAACATAGGGAGGCGTATGTCCACATCACTGAAGTCTATGATCTTCTCATCTGTCCTTCCCATTAGTGGATCATTACTAGGGGGCTTCAACATCACCTGTGCATTGTTTAGTACTTGAATGTCAGGGCTCTAGGTATATGATTCATGAAACAATGAAATGATAATCCTAatggtataataataataagacaaCAGAGTAAAATGCACAAATAGTAGTAATAAACATGAGTGATATCAGGAATTTTACCATATAATCCATTCAAATTGACATGTGATCAATTACATAAAAGTAATTCGAACATCTCTCAAGTTTTTTGAAGTAAGACCCATCATATTCATTGCTACGTCAAATTGCAAgcatatttataataaaagtcTTCCACTTAGCAAGCAAAGGAAGAGTGATTAATCTATGCAAGTGTGTACCTGAAGAATTCCTGCATGGTCACCTTTGGAATGTTCAGCATAAGGTATTGTCCAGGTACCAGGCCAGTGTGTTCCATCAGCCATCCATGTGGCTTTGGGGACCTTTATTGGCTCCCCAGGTTCACTTCCACTCTCCCTCATATGCTTCAACACCTTCATTTCCTCTCTTGCATTGAATGCTTCTGATCTCCTCCTTATCGAGTCTGTAAGCCCATTGATCCTTACCTTAAACTCATCAAACTCTCTCTTGACCTTCCTCCTATCCTTCACAAAATCCAATCTGCTTTTGTTCTTAGTTGGGTCAACTTTCAAGCCGAAGTAAGTCTCAGGATTCCTAGGCTCAATATTATGTTTTCGACAAAATGGAACCCATAAATCAGCAAAGCTTGCAGCCTCAGCCATTGCCTCAAATGTAAGGAGTGCCCCTCCATCATCAGAAACATAACATGCTAACTTTTCCACAGGAAAATCAACTGATAGAATTGAAAGAATGGTACAAGCTGTGACAAGAGGTGGTTCTTTTTCAGGATCAGCTGTGGACACAAATAAGTCAACACCAGGAAGGTCAGAGCGGCCTGTGGGATTGGAAGGTGATGGCATATCAAATTTTTCACGTAGGACTTCAAGGTCAGTAGAACGGTTTACTGGGCAGATCTTAGGAACTTGGTCAAGGATCCATGAGAAGGCAAACCATATCTCACACACTACTGACATGAACCACAACCATACTGCATCAGTGTTTGGATTTGTGATTCTCCAATGCAAAAAGAAACCCAGCACCACTAACCGAATAACGATCAACAACCTGGGCAATGTTTTAACTCTTTGTCATTTAATAGCACATGAGCTTAATACAATATTAGGCATAAGACAATAACTTTTAAGCcagatattttcttttttatttgtgaggttttcacttaaattttttgttatattttgtcTATTgccagtaaaaaaatttaacaaaggaATCATTAAATTGTCTTGACCTTCACGAGTAAAGATGGATTTacttaaaatcaaattaataagatatttttttttttcacatcaaCATCATATAAAGcatagtattaaaaataaataaataaataaacttactTATCTAAAATGTGATGTGTGATAAAGCTTAAGGCTAAGAGGAAAATAGAAGTTTAATGAGGACTTATTGGAGAAGAGATGCTTTTAGAGATAAAGTGAAAGTGTATTTGTgagtaatttttcttttgtataagatgaaaatatttttttaatttataaagaataataataatctatgagaatattttttttatatgtacatataatataaaaatataacactAAAATTGGGGTTTTCTTCCATTTGGGACCTTGTTGTAATGTCATATACATTTAAAATGTTCATTTTCCCCCCAGagaataacaaataaattaaaaatgtaaCTTGCATGTAAATTACCTGTAGGGGCTTATGATGGCTGTTGGAATTGGCAATTTTCGACTCAGGGGCTTCCAAGGCTTATCCATTGATTCCATCATGCCCCCCTTGAAGccattattatcatcatcatcatcatcatacaTGTCATCTTGGGGCCAAAAAGCATTTCCAACTCCATAGGTACCTTTTGTCTCAAACAACCACCTGTTGTGGTCAAAATCTCCAGTTTGGTTCCTCTTCATCATAGACATATTTTTAGGATCCCTTTTTGACCCATCTGGGCCTGGCAATTGCAGTGTTCCATTTGAATAATCTTGTGGCTCATCCTCATCTACTTTGTACAACTCCTTGCAACCTGGGCACGTACCAGTTTCTTTTTGTGCATCCAAGTAGCAATCTCTACATATTTTGAACCTACACAACACGTTTTAATTGAATGTTATCTACTCATTTTATTCCTAGCTAACAATCTATATATCCTTTGCACATTAGCCTTTCTGGCGTTGCAAGTGAATGAAAATGagaaggccaaaaaaaaaaaaaaaaatggcgtTCACCTTtatattattaagaaaattttgtttttaaaaatgggacaaaaatgcattttcaaATCCCAATTCAAGGGgtgctattttttaaaattgccAGATTTTTGCATTTTCATAACTACACTTTTCGTACATTTTACCCAATGCTCAattgcgttttttttttaaaatcatcatgttttcaaaatgaaaattttaaaattgttattttttcaaaaactcaaGCTTTCAAACAATTGACCCAAAGGGGCACTAAATatgcataaatatatatatatatatatacaaaaagaaGAGCACATACCTACACTCACAAGGCGTAATATCATGTCCCCTTTCATCCTTCATGACCTTACCATCACAAGCAGGCATGGCACATGCTGAGCCCTTGGCTCCAGCCATCTGAGGATGAGTGACCTCCGACTCTATAACCTTGTCCATGAGATGTGCTCGTGTCACGCTATTGAATCCCCCCGTGAAAAGGGAATTCGATACGTATTGTTCTTCGGCCTTGGCTGCCACGGACGTATCCATTGGCTGATTGTCCGGCGTGGGAGGAATGTGCACGGTGTAGTTCATGTAATCGGCGGATAACTCTCCTGACA contains:
- the LOC115993849 gene encoding cellulose synthase-like protein D4; amino-acid sequence: MASLSTQPSKKSLRTPAGSDGSQRSSQTVKFARRTSSGRYVSLSRDDLDMSGELSADYMNYTVHIPPTPDNQPMDTSVAAKAEEQYVSNSLFTGGFNSVTRAHLMDKVIESEVTHPQMAGAKGSACAMPACDGKVMKDERGHDITPCECRFKICRDCYLDAQKETGTCPGCKELYKVDEDEPQDYSNGTLQLPGPDGSKRDPKNMSMMKRNQTGDFDHNRWLFETKGTYGVGNAFWPQDDMYDDDDDDNNGFKGGMMESMDKPWKPLSRKLPIPTAIISPYRLLIVIRLVVLGFFLHWRITNPNTDAVWLWFMSVVCEIWFAFSWILDQVPKICPVNRSTDLEVLREKFDMPSPSNPTGRSDLPGVDLFVSTADPEKEPPLVTACTILSILSVDFPVEKLACYVSDDGGALLTFEAMAEAASFADLWVPFCRKHNIEPRNPETYFGLKVDPTKNKSRLDFVKDRRKVKREFDEFKVRINGLTDSIRRRSEAFNAREEMKVLKHMRESGSEPGEPIKVPKATWMADGTHWPGTWTIPYAEHSKGDHAGILQVMLKPPSNDPLMGRTDEKIIDFSDVDIRLPMFVYVSREKRPGYDHNKKAGAMNALVRASAILSNGPFILNLDCDHYIFNCKAIREGMCFMMDRGGENICYIQFPQRFEGIDPSDRYANHNTVFFDGNMRALDGIQGPVYVGTGCMFRRFALYGFDPPKPDKIVQSTETEMQTLKPNDFDPELDVNHLPKRFGNSTLLAESIPVAEFHGRPLADHSAVKYGRPPGILRAPRDPLDAAAVAEAVSVISCWYEDKTEWGDRVGWIYGSVTEDVVTGYRMHNRGWHSVYCVTKRDAFHGSAPINLTDRLHQVLRWATGSVEIFFSRNNPLLGSRQLKLLQRLAYLNVGVYPFTSIFLIVYCFLPALSLFSGYFIVQTLSVSFLIYLLTITLCLMGLAILEVKWSGIALEEWWRNEQFWLISGTSAHLAAVVQGLLKVIAGIDISFTLTSKSGGEDIDDAFADLYLVKWTSLMIPPIVIAMVNIIAIAVAFSRTVYSTVPQWSKFVGGAFFSFWVLAHLYPFAKGLMGRRGKTPTIVFVWSGLIAITLSLLWVSINPPQIATADSSTGTGGSTFQFP